The Flammeovirgaceae bacterium genome contains a region encoding:
- a CDS encoding LytTR family transcriptional regulator: MNLKTRLREPFPYYLQDDRRNLALIAVISLFVVVFMFAFKTPGDHDLTLPQHFLFGGITFLCLVITIIVLPKLFPAWFDQWTLGKYILINIGHLFLIGMASSVVDIVYICPHLSVAENLIQANSRVLIKGVIPIALTTLIIRNTQLRQNLSSALQANRELQKIQHLKTDSGKETNRITLQSETSETLEVNLPDLLFVEADDNYSTVFWRNGPGIQHKLLRANLKNIENQLNNSFTLRCHRSFLVNINAIDSVSGNANGYKLKIRDTDIIIPVSRQKGKEVMEKIHQLRSMMELA, from the coding sequence ATGAATCTGAAAACCAGGCTGCGTGAGCCATTCCCCTACTATTTGCAGGATGACCGCAGAAACCTTGCACTCATTGCGGTTATCAGCTTGTTTGTGGTGGTGTTTATGTTTGCCTTTAAAACCCCTGGCGATCACGACCTTACCTTACCGCAGCACTTTCTCTTCGGAGGGATTACCTTTCTGTGTCTGGTTATAACTATTATTGTCCTTCCAAAACTATTCCCTGCCTGGTTTGACCAGTGGACACTTGGTAAATACATCCTCATCAACATAGGGCATTTGTTCCTGATCGGGATGGCCAGTTCAGTGGTTGATATCGTTTACATTTGTCCCCACCTGTCGGTTGCCGAGAATCTCATCCAGGCTAACAGCCGTGTACTGATAAAAGGAGTAATACCCATTGCGCTTACAACGCTTATCATTCGTAATACCCAACTGCGGCAAAACCTGAGCAGCGCTTTACAGGCCAATCGGGAATTGCAAAAAATTCAACATCTAAAAACAGACTCCGGCAAGGAAACAAACCGTATTACCCTGCAAAGCGAAACCAGCGAAACACTGGAAGTTAACCTGCCCGATTTGTTATTTGTTGAGGCCGATGACAATTATTCAACTGTATTCTGGCGAAACGGGCCTGGTATTCAACATAAATTGTTACGGGCTAATCTCAAAAACATAGAAAACCAACTCAATAATTCATTTACGCTGCGGTGTCATCGATCGTTTCTGGTTAATATAAACGCCATCGATTCTGTTTCAGGCAATGCCAACGGATACAAACTAAAAATTCGAGATACCGATATCATCATCCCGGTGTCTCGGCAGAAGGGCAAAGAAGTAATGGAAAAAATTCACCAGCTTCGAAGCATGATGGAACTCGCCTGA
- a CDS encoding glutamate--cysteine ligase, which produces MTQPSRIHLFQGYGVELEYMIVDSETLTIKPIADELLKHELGYYGSDFTREAITWSNEMVLHVIELKSTRPESNFNALENAFADEVKRINAILSTWQARLLPGGCHPSFNPLTETKLWPHESSEVYEMYNKIFDCRGHGWSNLQSTHLNLPFYDDEEFARLHAAVRLVLPILPAVCASSPLIEGKITGSADTRLKYYKTNQSKIPSITGRLIPEAVFSKRNYLNTIYEKIKSDLAPYDPNGILNPIWVNARGAVPRFDRGSIELRLMDSQECPAAEMAILTLLIETVKALVAEVFCDFEAQMKCRTETLVPILDLTIERAEQAIIHDQLYLQLVGFNSKETTAGSLWRHIFDRLIYRGNDALEKWKPELEIIFSEGSLATRITKSVTTTGAWLAVYRHLADCLSQNKLFIP; this is translated from the coding sequence ATGACGCAACCTTCACGCATTCATCTTTTCCAGGGTTATGGCGTAGAGTTGGAATACATGATTGTGGATAGCGAAACGCTTACCATTAAGCCTATAGCCGATGAGTTACTGAAGCATGAACTGGGTTACTACGGCAGCGATTTTACCCGTGAGGCAATTACCTGGTCAAACGAAATGGTGCTGCATGTTATCGAACTGAAGTCCACCCGACCGGAATCAAATTTTAATGCCTTGGAAAATGCATTTGCCGATGAAGTGAAACGCATCAATGCCATTCTTTCAACCTGGCAGGCCCGGCTGTTGCCCGGTGGTTGTCATCCATCGTTTAATCCATTAACCGAAACAAAATTATGGCCTCACGAAAGCAGCGAAGTGTATGAGATGTACAATAAAATTTTTGATTGCCGGGGTCATGGTTGGTCAAACCTGCAGAGTACGCATCTGAATCTGCCGTTTTATGACGATGAAGAATTTGCGCGGCTTCATGCTGCTGTACGGCTGGTGCTGCCCATTTTACCGGCAGTGTGCGCGAGTTCACCTTTGATTGAAGGTAAGATAACCGGCTCGGCCGATACCCGACTGAAATACTATAAAACCAACCAGTCGAAAATTCCATCCATTACCGGCCGGCTTATACCCGAAGCCGTTTTTTCAAAACGCAATTACCTCAATACCATTTACGAAAAGATAAAGTCCGATTTGGCGCCATATGATCCGAATGGTATACTTAACCCCATTTGGGTAAATGCCCGTGGTGCAGTACCCCGCTTCGATCGGGGTTCCATCGAACTGCGGCTCATGGACTCGCAGGAATGCCCTGCAGCAGAAATGGCCATCCTTACTTTACTTATTGAAACGGTGAAGGCCCTGGTAGCTGAGGTGTTTTGCGACTTTGAGGCGCAGATGAAATGCCGCACCGAAACGCTTGTGCCAATACTCGATTTGACCATTGAACGTGCCGAGCAGGCCATCATCCACGATCAGCTTTACCTGCAACTGGTTGGATTCAACAGCAAGGAAACAACTGCCGGAAGCTTATGGAGGCATATTTTCGACCGGTTAATTTACCGGGGTAACGATGCGCTTGAAAAATGGAAGCCCGAACTGGAAATTATCTTTAGTGAAGGGTCGCTGGCAACCCGAATCACAAAATCAGTTACTACCACGGGTGCCTGGCTGGCGGTTTACCGGCACCTGGCCGACTGCCTTTCACAAAATAAGTTATTTATACCTTAA
- a CDS encoding RMD1 family protein: MAQTVKLTALLVANQLDIKGIKNFLDIKPIADLSSELFYGFEGGKYQYYFNYGVIVFTGYTDDEIKWAVKAVQAFHKNPVTPWLRDEHILQVESGSDMQFQFGQVVLSTCDEKVIRIAMFNLAQSVAMDHYHAVTEQLLAEVKGFTYHLETSGQLKISRKNMLRFIGKALNTQNEVAENIYIFDAPELVWDDEYLDKLHQGLIKHFDLRVRFSELEYMMRIIEENLTVFREISNQRESSLLELIIIILILVEVFDLIISKLL, translated from the coding sequence ATGGCACAAACCGTTAAACTTACGGCCTTGCTGGTGGCTAACCAGTTGGATATTAAGGGAATCAAAAACTTCCTTGATATTAAACCCATTGCCGATCTGTCATCGGAATTGTTTTATGGTTTTGAAGGGGGTAAGTATCAATACTATTTTAATTATGGTGTAATTGTTTTTACAGGATACACCGATGACGAAATTAAATGGGCAGTAAAAGCCGTTCAGGCCTTTCATAAAAATCCGGTTACGCCATGGCTTCGCGATGAACACATTCTTCAGGTTGAGTCCGGAAGTGACATGCAATTTCAGTTTGGCCAGGTGGTGTTAAGTACCTGCGATGAAAAGGTAATCCGCATCGCCATGTTTAACCTGGCCCAGTCGGTAGCCATGGACCATTACCATGCGGTTACCGAACAACTGCTGGCCGAAGTAAAAGGCTTTACTTACCACCTCGAAACCAGTGGCCAGCTGAAAATAAGCCGGAAGAACATGCTGCGGTTTATAGGCAAAGCGCTCAATACCCAAAACGAGGTGGCCGAGAATATTTACATTTTCGATGCGCCCGAACTGGTGTGGGATGATGAGTACCTGGATAAGCTCCACCAGGGGTTGATTAAACACTTCGACCTGCGTGTCCGCTTCAGTGAGCTGGAGTATATGATGCGCATCATTGAAGAAAACCTTACCGTATTTCGGGAGATTAGCAACCAGCGTGAGAGCAGTTTGCTGGAATTAATTATTATCATCCTTATACTGGTTGAAGTTTTCGACCTGATTATTTCTAAATTGCTGTGA
- a CDS encoding S1/P1 nuclease produces the protein MNKLISVILLTVTSFVAYGWGPTGHRVTGYIANKYLNKKARKALERILEGQSLAMASTWMDEVRSDSTYNYMTDWHWVTIPDGITYENAEKNPNGDVIQALERIIAELKSKKLTPQQEREHIKVLIHLVGDIHQPLHVGRGNDRGGNDIKVMWFRTDSNLHRVWDSDMIDDTKLSYTELAESLILPSATDIQALQKASVREWAAESMTYRKKVYNIGNSRLGYTYSYLYFDDVRHRLLQAGIRLAGVLNEIYGK, from the coding sequence ATGAATAAATTAATCAGTGTCATTCTGCTTACCGTTACATCATTCGTGGCGTATGGTTGGGGCCCAACCGGCCACCGCGTTACCGGATACATTGCCAATAAGTACCTGAACAAAAAAGCACGAAAAGCACTTGAACGCATTTTAGAAGGCCAGTCGCTGGCGATGGCCAGCACCTGGATGGACGAAGTGCGGTCTGATTCAACCTACAATTATATGACCGACTGGCACTGGGTAACTATACCGGATGGAATAACGTATGAAAACGCGGAAAAGAATCCCAATGGCGATGTGATTCAGGCCCTCGAACGAATTATTGCCGAACTGAAGTCGAAAAAATTAACTCCGCAGCAAGAACGGGAGCATATAAAAGTACTGATCCACCTGGTAGGCGATATCCACCAGCCGCTGCATGTGGGCCGCGGTAATGACCGCGGAGGTAATGACATTAAAGTAATGTGGTTCCGCACCGACAGCAACCTGCACCGGGTGTGGGACAGCGACATGATTGACGACACCAAACTGAGTTATACCGAACTGGCCGAATCACTCATTCTTCCTTCAGCTACCGATATTCAGGCTTTACAAAAAGCTTCCGTACGCGAGTGGGCTGCTGAAAGCATGACGTACAGAAAAAAGGTATACAACATCGGCAACAGCCGGTTAGGCTATACCTATTCTTACTTATACTTTGATGATGTTCGCCACCGCTTGCTGCAGGCCGGCATCCGGCTGGCCGGAGTGCTGAATGAGATTTATGGGAAATAG
- a CDS encoding YbjN domain-containing protein, with the protein MQNPIQFYYNQFEEVLVEYKIDPATARGQQPGQWNLKLGSASVWVDIFQSKDAQGNLTNYGYFQVMAPVCDVPVNNQHLFTKELLEINHSLYGVAFTIFQEKAYIKAIRELQGLDKSEIKTTLDRVGIYADDYDDKLKAKYFAFSGGGRG; encoded by the coding sequence ATGCAAAATCCAATTCAATTTTATTACAACCAATTTGAAGAAGTGCTGGTGGAATACAAAATTGATCCGGCCACCGCACGCGGCCAGCAGCCCGGCCAGTGGAACCTGAAACTCGGCTCCGCCAGTGTTTGGGTTGATATATTTCAATCTAAGGATGCGCAGGGCAACCTGACCAACTACGGGTACTTCCAGGTTATGGCTCCGGTTTGTGATGTACCCGTAAACAACCAACACTTGTTCACCAAGGAACTGCTGGAGATTAACCACTCGCTGTACGGTGTTGCTTTTACCATCTTTCAGGAAAAAGCCTATATCAAAGCCATCCGTGAGCTACAAGGGCTTGATAAATCGGAAATAAAAACCACACTCGACAGGGTGGGTATTTATGCCGATGACTACGATGACAAACTGAAAGCAAAATACTTTGCTTTTTCAGGCGGAGGCAGGGGATAA
- a CDS encoding AAA family ATPase, which translates to MSLENNQNRPENTGSAPVTTNYKFRDLKVHASDEWMADGTKKYRQVYDRYETTFMRAELSFYNKLFDEAEWDVTVTLKCFHFAQSGKQELCSLEQQRKVLKDENIVYIRDSWGNAAPGAYWLRGNYAWEAYLNGVLVGEAKFFVEDLGPSAPGENRFFDIQHIKLFEGDAQASTQPEKKYLSRFNQKDTRYIWGEFCFKNKTQTDYYAELFFNFCDDAGQLKGRSTRLVYIPANTAGQVYNLYPSWGNDVPGSWKTDTYTMEVVFMDTLIASVVFQVGDSAQEGTVALITDPNQFAKSTTLANPLTDKSLDEILNESLAELDALTGLKTVKEDVNEMVKLVKFYQETGKDFLNKFSLHSVFTGNPGTGKTTVARILSKIYKGLGILEKGHLVEVDRQGLVAGYVGQTAIKTAEKIEEAMGGILFIDEAYALANERGSQHDFGAESIQVILKRMEDFRGKFGVIVAGYTDNMHEFINSNPGLRSRFDKYFVFEDYSPEDMLTIALSIFKREEVQPDDPATAHLKNYFTFLHANRDKHFGNARTVRQVVGEAVKNQHLRLAAMKKEDRTADLMRTIIFDDVKEFEIREYDSGKKPIGFSVGKK; encoded by the coding sequence ATGTCGCTTGAAAATAATCAGAATCGTCCGGAAAATACCGGCTCTGCGCCTGTAACCACCAATTACAAATTCCGCGATTTAAAAGTCCATGCCTCCGATGAATGGATGGCTGATGGCACCAAAAAGTACCGCCAGGTGTACGACCGGTACGAGACCACGTTTATGCGTGCTGAACTCTCATTTTATAATAAACTATTTGACGAAGCCGAATGGGATGTAACTGTTACCCTGAAATGCTTCCATTTTGCACAAAGCGGCAAGCAGGAACTGTGCAGCCTGGAGCAACAACGCAAGGTATTGAAAGACGAAAACATTGTTTACATCCGCGATTCCTGGGGTAACGCTGCACCGGGTGCCTACTGGCTGCGCGGTAACTATGCCTGGGAAGCCTACCTGAATGGCGTACTGGTTGGTGAAGCCAAATTTTTTGTTGAAGACCTGGGGCCTTCGGCCCCAGGCGAAAACCGTTTTTTCGATATCCAACACATTAAGCTGTTTGAAGGCGATGCCCAGGCATCAACCCAGCCCGAAAAAAAATACCTGAGCCGCTTTAACCAGAAAGACACCCGGTACATCTGGGGAGAATTTTGCTTTAAGAATAAAACACAAACCGATTACTATGCCGAGTTATTCTTCAACTTCTGCGATGATGCCGGCCAGTTAAAAGGGCGCAGTACACGGCTTGTTTACATACCGGCAAATACGGCCGGCCAGGTGTATAACCTTTACCCCTCCTGGGGTAACGATGTACCCGGTTCCTGGAAAACCGATACCTATACCATGGAGGTTGTATTTATGGACACCCTTATCGCCTCGGTGGTGTTTCAGGTGGGCGATAGTGCCCAGGAAGGAACTGTAGCGCTAATCACCGATCCGAACCAGTTTGCCAAATCAACCACCTTGGCTAATCCGTTAACCGATAAAAGCCTGGATGAAATATTGAATGAAAGTTTGGCTGAACTGGATGCGTTAACCGGCCTTAAAACAGTTAAGGAAGATGTTAACGAAATGGTAAAACTTGTAAAGTTTTACCAGGAAACCGGAAAGGATTTCTTAAACAAATTTTCACTCCATTCGGTATTTACAGGCAATCCGGGAACAGGAAAGACCACCGTTGCACGAATTCTTTCCAAGATTTATAAAGGACTGGGTATCCTGGAAAAGGGACATTTAGTAGAGGTTGACCGGCAGGGGTTAGTTGCCGGCTATGTTGGTCAGACGGCTATTAAAACGGCCGAAAAGATTGAGGAAGCCATGGGCGGCATTCTTTTTATTGACGAAGCTTACGCATTGGCTAACGAACGCGGGTCGCAACACGATTTTGGTGCGGAGTCTATTCAGGTCATTCTAAAACGGATGGAAGATTTTCGCGGAAAGTTTGGGGTGATTGTGGCCGGCTATACCGATAACATGCACGAGTTCATCAATTCCAATCCGGGGTTGCGTTCGCGCTTCGATAAGTATTTCGTGTTTGAGGATTACTCACCGGAGGATATGCTCACCATTGCCTTATCTATTTTCAAGCGTGAAGAAGTACAGCCTGATGACCCGGCAACTGCACACCTGAAGAACTATTTTACTTTCCTGCACGCCAATCGCGATAAGCATTTTGGCAACGCCCGCACTGTACGGCAGGTGGTTGGCGAAGCGGTTAAAAATCAGCACCTGCGCCTGGCAGCTATGAAAAAGGAAGATCGCACCGCTGACTTGATGCGCACCATCATTTTTGATGATGTGAAAGAATTTGAAATCAGGGAATACGATTCCGGCAAAAAGCCTATCGGCTTTAGTGTTGGTAAAAAATAA